One region of Oryza sativa Japonica Group chromosome 10, ASM3414082v1 genomic DNA includes:
- the LOC136353683 gene encoding uncharacterized protein: MNSLIRKSKDEEDEEIIMFWLPALYLLTSNGGIEKRVRHTSSQYSEEKLRNILEGHEKNCLVAFRMEPNIFRAIVTYLRTEHLLRDTRGITVEEKLGHFLYMISHNASYEDLQHEFHHSGETIHRHIKAVFKVIPSLTYRFIKQTTRVETHWKISTDQLFFPYFQNCLGAIDGTHVPITISQDLQAPYRNRKGTLSQNVMLVCDFDLNFLFIPSGWEGSATDARVLRSAMLKGFNVPQGKYYLVDGGYANTPSFLAPYRGVRYHLKEFGRGQQRPRNYKELFNHRHAILRNHIERAIGVLKKRFPILKVGTHHRIKNQVKIPVATVVFHNLIRMLNGDEGWLNHQGSNISPEQFIDVPEGDDEYSNDVMSLNSQVDDGNAVRDMIALNMWNDYSHNSS; this comes from the coding sequence TACTTCAAGTCAGTACAGTGAAGAAAAACTCAGAAATATTTTAGAGGGACATGAAAAGAATTGCCTTGTTGCATTCCGCATGGAGCCTAACATATTTAGAGCAATAGTGACATATCTTCGAACAGAACATCTCCTACGTGACACGAGAGGTATTACGGTAGAGGAGAAACTTGGACATTTTCTTTACATGATATCTCACAATGCGAGCTATGAAGATCTACAACATGAATTCCATCATAGTGGAGAAACGATTCACCGGCATATTAAGGCGGTTTTCAAGGTAATCCCATCTTTGACCTATAGATTTATCAAGCAAACTACTAGAGTTGAAACTCACTGGAAGATTAGCACAGATCAACTGTTCTTTCCTTACTTCCAAAATTGCTTGGGGGCTATCGACGGAACACATGTTCCTATCACCATTTCTCAAGACCTGCAGGCCCCATATAGGAATAGAAAGGGTACCCTAAGTCAAAATGTGATGTTGGTTTGTGATTTTGATCTGAATTTTTTGTTTATACCATCTGGATGGGAGGGATCTGCAACTGATGCTAGGGTTCTTAGGTCAGCCATGCTTAAAGGATTCAATGTGCCTCAAGGCAAATATTATCTCGTTGATGGTGGATATGCTAACACGCCATCCTTCCTTGCACCGTACCGTGGAGTTCGATACCATCTGAAGGAATTTGGGCGTGGACAGCAACGACCAAGAAATTATAAAGAGTTGTTCAATCATAGGCATGCCATATTGCGGAATCACATAGAGAGAGCAATTGGTGTTCTTAAGAAACGCTTCCCTATTTTAAAAGTTGGAACACATCATCGTATTAAGAACCAAGTGAAGATCCCAGTTGCAACAGTGGTGTTCCACAATCTTATACGGATGCTTAATGGGGATGAGGGTTGGTTGAATCACCAAGGAAGCAACATATCTCCAGAACAGTTTATTGATGTCCCTGAAGGTGACGACGAATATAGTAATGATGTGATGTCCCTTAACAGTCAAGTAGATGATGGAAACGCGGTTAGAGATATGATAGCCCTAAATATGTGGAATGACTACAGTCATAACTCGTCATAA